From one Bacteroidota bacterium genomic stretch:
- the secDF gene encoding protein translocase subunit SecDF, which translates to MQSKGAIKLFAIILALVCLYQLSFTLVTKGVESDAREYANGDLNKEKGYLDSIASKGVYNLGVKDYSYRECKERELNLGLDLKGGMNVTMEVSVVDMVRSMAGQNAVDPTFKKAIDRALELQRNSNKDFVTLFGQAFTEVDPNASLAAVFANIENQDKIKFKSTNEEVLKVLKEEAESAISRSFNILRTRIDKFGVSQPNIQQLGSGRILVELPGVKEPDRVRKLLQGTAKLEFWETYTFGEVAPGLVAVNTLLANENKKDSLLKSLTGSSTPDTSAAVATIDSVKADSTSSLLEKMGTDTTAKKDTAGGKSFEEFARENPLFAVLFPADGQVRTQDEKNIVDKQCVVGYSLIKDTAKVNEILARTDVKAALPKNLQLLWTVKPRTADSPTLELIAIKGTSRDGNAPLDGSAISDARQDFGQFNSKPEISMRMNPEGAKIWKRLTGENVGKSIAIVLDNYVYSFPNVQGEIPGGNSSITGNFEINEAKDLANILKAGKLPAPARIVEEAVVGPSLGQEAINNGLISFLVALLIVFIFMAIYYSKAGIVADIALICNMFFIMGVLASLGAVLTLPGIAGIVLIIALSVDANILIFERIREELRLGKGIRLAISDGYKHALSSIIDSNVTTMLLGIILYAFGSGPVQGFATTLIIGILCSLFSAIFISRLVFEWLLDRNKEISFWNEFSKNAYKNINLPFVENRKKYYMISGLVIVAGIVSIMIKGLNFGVDFEGGRTYVVQFDKSVSTQEVRQSLAAPFGEAPDVKTFGTDNRLKITTAFQIEENTAEAEAKVTGALYEGLKGYFGNMDMAAFKASKIINSQKVGPTVADDIKSSALGSVLFGCALMFVYILLRFKKWQYGLGATVALVHDVLMILSIFSIFNGILPFTLEINQDFIAAVLTVMGYSMTDTVVVFDRIREYLGIHPHSDKKLIINNALNATLSRTMNTSLTTFFVLLAIFIFGGDVIRGFTFALLIGIIVGTYSSLCIATPIVIDLDKKKTN; encoded by the coding sequence ATGCAAAGTAAAGGTGCGATTAAGCTATTTGCTATCATTCTGGCACTCGTTTGCCTCTATCAACTTTCGTTTACACTCGTTACAAAAGGTGTTGAAAGCGATGCAAGGGAATATGCCAACGGCGATCTAAACAAAGAAAAAGGTTATCTGGACTCGATTGCGTCGAAAGGCGTTTATAATCTGGGTGTTAAGGACTATTCCTATCGGGAGTGTAAAGAAAGAGAGCTGAATCTCGGTCTCGACTTAAAAGGTGGAATGAACGTGACCATGGAAGTTTCTGTGGTGGATATGGTGCGGTCAATGGCCGGCCAGAACGCGGTAGACCCCACCTTCAAAAAGGCGATCGACAGAGCTTTAGAACTTCAACGAAACAGTAATAAGGATTTCGTGACCCTCTTTGGTCAGGCCTTTACTGAGGTAGATCCGAATGCCAGTCTCGCAGCCGTTTTCGCGAACATCGAGAATCAGGATAAAATTAAATTTAAGTCGACGAATGAGGAAGTGCTGAAAGTCCTGAAGGAAGAAGCAGAGTCTGCCATCAGTCGTTCATTTAATATTCTTCGTACGCGTATCGATAAATTCGGAGTATCTCAGCCGAATATTCAACAGCTCGGCTCCGGTCGTATTTTGGTTGAACTTCCCGGCGTGAAGGAACCGGATCGCGTGCGTAAACTGCTTCAAGGAACAGCGAAACTGGAATTCTGGGAGACCTATACTTTCGGTGAAGTAGCTCCCGGATTGGTAGCGGTGAATACCTTGCTGGCCAATGAAAACAAGAAAGATTCACTGCTAAAAAGTTTGACCGGTTCCTCTACTCCGGATACTTCCGCTGCCGTTGCAACTATTGATTCGGTAAAGGCGGATTCCACTTCTTCTTTATTGGAGAAAATGGGCACGGACACTACTGCGAAGAAGGATACTGCCGGTGGAAAATCTTTTGAAGAGTTTGCCCGTGAGAATCCTTTGTTTGCTGTTTTATTCCCTGCAGATGGTCAGGTAAGAACACAGGATGAAAAAAATATCGTGGATAAGCAATGTGTGGTGGGTTATTCCCTGATTAAGGATACCGCTAAAGTGAATGAGATTTTAGCGCGTACAGATGTGAAAGCAGCGTTGCCGAAAAATCTTCAATTGCTCTGGACAGTTAAGCCCCGCACTGCAGATTCCCCAACCCTTGAATTAATCGCTATTAAAGGTACAAGCCGTGATGGGAATGCTCCTTTAGATGGGTCTGCTATTTCGGATGCGCGTCAGGATTTCGGACAATTTAACAGCAAGCCTGAAATCAGTATGCGTATGAATCCCGAAGGCGCTAAAATCTGGAAGCGTCTGACAGGAGAGAATGTGGGTAAATCTATTGCTATCGTTCTTGATAATTATGTATACAGTTTCCCGAATGTGCAGGGTGAAATTCCGGGTGGAAATTCAAGTATCACCGGTAACTTTGAAATTAACGAAGCGAAAGATCTGGCAAATATTCTGAAAGCCGGTAAGCTTCCTGCTCCGGCACGTATTGTTGAAGAAGCAGTTGTTGGTCCGTCTTTGGGACAGGAAGCCATCAACAATGGATTGATTTCCTTCCTTGTTGCCCTGTTGATCGTATTCATCTTCATGGCCATCTATTATAGTAAAGCGGGTATCGTTGCTGATATAGCCCTTATCTGTAATATGTTTTTCATCATGGGTGTTCTAGCTTCTCTCGGTGCCGTTTTAACATTACCCGGTATCGCAGGTATCGTGCTGATCATCGCCTTGTCGGTAGATGCCAACATCCTCATCTTTGAAAGGATTCGTGAAGAGCTGCGTCTGGGTAAAGGTATCCGACTCGCCATTTCGGATGGTTACAAGCATGCACTTTCCTCTATCATCGACTCAAACGTAACTACGATGTTATTGGGTATCATCCTCTACGCTTTCGGTAGTGGTCCGGTACAAGGTTTCGCCACTACATTGATCATTGGTATCCTCTGTTCATTGTTCAGCGCGATATTCATCAGTCGTCTGGTATTTGAATGGTTGCTGGATAGAAATAAAGAAATTTCTTTCTGGAATGAATTCTCAAAGAACGCCTACAAGAACATCAACCTTCCTTTCGTTGAAAACCGGAAGAAGTATTACATGATTTCCGGACTTGTAATTGTGGCCGGTATTGTATCGATCATGATTAAAGGGCTCAACTTTGGTGTGGATTTCGAAGGTGGACGTACTTATGTAGTGCAGTTTGACAAATCGGTTTCTACTCAGGAAGTACGTCAGTCCTTGGCAGCTCCGTTCGGAGAAGCACCGGATGTGAAAACATTTGGAACAGATAACCGGTTAAAAATTACAACTGCTTTTCAGATTGAAGAGAATACTGCAGAGGCTGAAGCGAAAGTTACCGGTGCATTGTATGAAGGGTTGAAGGGCTATTTTGGAAACATGGATATGGCCGCATTTAAAGCGAGCAAAATCATCAACTCCCAAAAGGTTGGACCAACAGTGGCCGATGATATTAAATCTTCCGCATTGGGCTCCGTATTGTTTGGCTGTGCGTTGATGTTCGTATATATCCTTCTGCGATTTAAAAAATGGCAATATGGTTTGGGTGCTACTGTCGCCCTGGTGCATGACGTATTGATGATTCTCTCCATCTTCTCTATCTTCAATGGTATCCTTCCATTCACTCTGGAGATCAACCAGGACTTTATTGCAGCAGTGCTGACCGTTATGGGTTACTCCATGACCGATACCGTAGTGGTATTTGACAGGATAAGAGAGTACCTGGGCATTCACCCCCATTCCGATAAGAAACTGATCATTAACAACGCCCTCAACGCTACCTTGAGCCGTACGATGAATACCTCGTTAACGACTTTCTTCGTACTCCTCGCGATCTTTATCTTCGGTGGTGATGTCATCCGTGGATTTACCTTCGCCTTGTTGATTGGTATCATCGTTGGAACCTACAGTTCACTTTGTATAGCTACACCGATTGTAATCGATTTGGACAAGAAAAAGACGAATTGA
- a CDS encoding T9SS type A sorting domain-containing protein codes for MRKLFLITLIISTCFLFNAPFSAQTIPVSITEPNSLGSCTDNLFKAAFNLTQERRITIALTLNFNGPTVNSCQSAGNPPQVLFVLDSSTVQVTNIDVDTASGTWTATIDSGFCELFYHVYIDCSVIPEGSGSSTTLNFFQTWTDSLLAVYNLDSSGASSVPISVLKPYLYQIPVTGFTANYLDTVRMNFMYKNTNSGTANILFRFYPDASDYCGALPMLALNYKIGKNGTPFPYVPGDAATTVLPSGDTLIFEQLSFDTLCIYCDTVCTNDSCTRSAILKWHCNIPPATDSLFCTDCLSEYVNTYNVVNASVHNVRVDRLDPDPQTAFYDHSCLNDTTVLFWRYSITNNGMAALDSLKISLNYFDTESFGHLTLIPGSSLSVSSNCSGCQITTDTTHRDIVLCTGLVPDALFNASTVVTAFSPKDTVWISFTTVRCGEEDDQALLNVPKYFNHWKLKVLGKTICGESVSVSPDTVNNVSYSNPYNSLHDLDLKLQFLPTVTDLSVPKDSVFGDTSLFNITCREIVNSKYDYQLFGSNSSEEFKLSGWLKAVVHCEQGLVIRDRENQVYFEYFNASGNKVIINADFYHTLIPKDTCMAGDYVFYFDLNDTLMFDAITGGDFIFTLQACCSGSSGTVDFDVKFYVIPDPDSCIALTYTDTLHIQPPNCTGIACNSWIPLSSAESRIFKHCPGCLAPGVIVKDYKMHRTSFGIQDSDNDGIADTSLPQIAESTSWYNTNKNNLKLLYSSYGDTIEDRLSAFFQEGDPGSDGYSYLQMKNVGLTLPFLQLSRLIPAGFDTMKLVPVSFTFFIDTLTDSTNANCIDCSGFALDPARTRTMYHITKSGNAMYTFLDTVQNANRLLFTFDGSVDSAFQLIGNLDNPDFLDSLAPFEGFYEGQRFRLKVQYSVCGNFITGNADVMTLENTSIKSEILNQMWLSGKKQPYNAFETVAQMANTVSILRDSLGITLDTNSVPPYDLMDTTFTNDHLFFCETFGGLHYFFSQDAKNFTLMENGPGCTKLLNVKAYSVRAGYPYVINIYPFEYRPARLWPETYEINVPPGYYISSARVRHEYRHNDSTKILPWHSFDVIDTTGNFILFDDSLPGANCLSEIFYPLAPSDTNLYVHSGMTERTLQFTLTPLDCDTGVFITHDSMAVILFTAEGYACVDSTACSPNPQLIRGSNANTNVKIVNRPNLMVQAAPLNIPAFENRICTQLYITNNLVLEDGIYSTQAAHVFIAVPDTLTLPYLNNWVFYGQDTIYPVGGIIPIDTVFAVDRIVTGLLCASFVNCELENTPFTIYTGWNCASYPDTPFVPDPSLCHVDSFGFDISPQDVNLGNFGKAPLSSGPFSLCDTILVQADFKNTEGGFSYPLFVTLDNIPNALEILNVFIASPCSSSGSNTCPLTYNDSLGYYPIEAWALDSVGISDSALSGGECLQVRVNVIPTCKFESDTMPSISLYAIDYCGNMDTSKATHNNAITIDSSHCSNCFTVEKLVSQSPAFPGDTVEFYIIICGNNSSIQPVVIYEYLPSSFVLTDSLPLWIYVPADTCDTLIVEGYFSSYVDCNDSSSFNKVVVEGNNYLDSAYACIEVISPCINDSTIIFENGGLATSYGSSYSNEHIYLDGIFYVDTNMSFENCIIKTRAGSSIVLLGSNTINFYNTTISGCDTMWQGLIVDYIGTVILEDLNSIQDAHEAINLGPKGNLLMNNSEIINSVTGIKVPPTYPSLFGGTVDLRQARFGMYASSFLPDYHGQPMHDSVLPYAGVDVSDAVLSIGDDSYGTNTFHNMNIGVRGFRSDLNVYNCTFDSIRAIYFYNSKGNASAVVIIGDTANNVASSLRVHPIDPSLKNMDYCQTGVYSFYSNLAVYGCFMDHMFDGVTVYHCKDNLVTGVNGNEINARHHGIYLFDNYGGLYQNFESNRITIDGEKSGVGILAQELKTASSFNCTIVSNQIDVTNGKAGIEMINLDKSTVSYNRINLFPGTISTAPTSNGILVEAGQNNTVSCNDVLGFGDDDTLRNGYKVSQSLGNKLLCNSSDSIGYAYLFEGAGCTGTLFKGNYIGKSYSGLYLNSAAIIGQQPVIQLPLLAYHGNVWEDSSRYSSGFGAVNLNEFPPINLSNSLFTTNQNVSGHNPVIPDSASQGPFYVNDQNWFSPQNPGGHFDCIHNETCQTLLNGGGDEEFRMMVVEDSSVTSIFIEESKLIAQQKVYKELIEDSVLSSSNTRYSDFISDKSVTSIGKLYQVESKLRELAVSDSLLSSTIVNNRSLYQVYVDSLIVLAQLIKTDTSSALRMLKDDLIEEIATLRNTISTSVDQLILKTDSIFLGARNINETIAPAGIPDANEAYINEVHFRYRKEGLAVIIKEYENILQVAVQCPSSGGPVVHKAMIFISQVNDSMQYNDGEVCSTIGIFRMSNPNSKNNLEPKLICFPNPASSSLQLLFDGLIGSEYNLEIHDSSGKLIISKKFTSTSGAYYLNTYSLSNGLFHVLVRDSEGINVSSKFIMSR; via the coding sequence ATGAGAAAATTATTTCTAATCACCCTTATCATTTCAACTTGCTTTCTGTTCAATGCCCCTTTTTCAGCGCAAACAATACCGGTTTCGATTACAGAACCCAATTCGCTTGGATCGTGCACGGATAATCTTTTTAAAGCTGCATTTAATTTGACGCAGGAGCGGCGAATCACTATTGCCTTGACTTTAAATTTTAATGGGCCAACAGTTAATTCTTGTCAATCCGCGGGGAATCCTCCTCAGGTACTCTTTGTATTGGATAGTTCAACTGTTCAGGTTACTAATATTGATGTAGATACTGCCTCTGGCACTTGGACAGCCACAATTGACTCCGGGTTCTGTGAACTGTTCTACCATGTGTATATTGATTGTTCCGTAATACCGGAGGGGTCCGGTTCGAGTACTACATTGAATTTTTTTCAAACATGGACGGATTCACTTCTTGCTGTATATAATTTAGATTCAAGCGGAGCTTCTTCAGTTCCAATCAGCGTTTTAAAACCATACCTGTATCAGATACCAGTCACAGGATTTACGGCTAATTATCTTGATACCGTTCGCATGAATTTCATGTATAAAAACACAAATTCCGGTACGGCGAATATTCTTTTTAGATTTTACCCGGATGCATCGGATTATTGCGGTGCGTTACCCATGCTGGCCTTAAATTATAAGATCGGTAAAAATGGCACTCCATTTCCATATGTACCGGGGGATGCTGCAACCACCGTTTTACCATCGGGTGATACCTTGATTTTTGAACAACTCAGCTTTGATACATTATGTATTTATTGTGATACGGTTTGCACCAATGATTCCTGTACAAGATCAGCCATTTTAAAATGGCATTGCAATATCCCTCCTGCAACGGACAGTCTGTTTTGTACCGATTGTCTAAGTGAATATGTGAATACGTACAATGTAGTTAATGCATCTGTTCATAATGTGAGAGTGGATAGGCTTGACCCGGACCCGCAAACTGCCTTTTATGACCATAGCTGTTTAAATGATACCACTGTTCTTTTTTGGAGATACAGCATCACTAATAACGGAATGGCTGCTCTTGATTCGCTTAAGATTTCTCTAAATTATTTCGATACAGAAAGTTTTGGTCATTTAACATTGATACCCGGATCCTCACTTTCGGTTTCTTCAAATTGTAGCGGTTGTCAGATAACTACTGACACTACACATCGAGATATTGTTTTATGTACGGGATTAGTACCGGATGCTTTGTTTAATGCAAGTACTGTCGTAACAGCATTTAGTCCAAAAGATACGGTTTGGATTAGCTTTACTACAGTTCGATGTGGCGAAGAAGATGATCAGGCATTATTAAATGTACCTAAGTACTTTAATCATTGGAAATTAAAAGTATTAGGTAAAACTATTTGTGGTGAATCTGTAAGTGTTTCTCCCGACACAGTCAATAATGTAAGCTATTCTAATCCGTACAATTCCTTGCATGACTTGGACCTTAAACTTCAGTTTTTACCTACAGTGACGGATTTGAGCGTACCAAAGGATTCCGTTTTTGGAGATACTTCACTGTTTAATATTACCTGCAGGGAAATTGTAAACAGTAAGTATGATTACCAGCTTTTTGGTAGTAATAGTTCAGAAGAATTTAAATTATCGGGATGGCTAAAAGCAGTTGTTCATTGTGAACAAGGGCTGGTTATCAGAGACAGGGAGAATCAGGTTTATTTTGAGTATTTTAATGCGAGTGGAAATAAAGTAATCATAAATGCCGACTTCTATCATACCCTGATTCCAAAAGATACCTGCATGGCAGGAGATTATGTTTTTTACTTTGATTTGAATGATACGCTGATGTTCGATGCAATAACTGGTGGTGATTTTATTTTTACTCTGCAGGCCTGTTGCAGTGGGTCATCCGGAACAGTGGATTTCGATGTAAAATTTTATGTCATACCTGATCCTGATTCCTGCATTGCACTTACCTACACAGACACTTTGCATATACAACCGCCCAATTGTACAGGCATAGCTTGTAATAGTTGGATACCGCTTTCATCAGCAGAGAGTCGTATTTTTAAACATTGTCCGGGATGTTTGGCCCCGGGGGTGATTGTCAAAGACTATAAAATGCACAGGACCAGTTTCGGTATTCAGGATAGTGATAACGATGGTATAGCAGACACATCGTTGCCACAAATTGCAGAGAGCACTAGCTGGTATAACACCAATAAAAACAATCTAAAATTATTATACTCCTCATATGGTGATACCATAGAAGACCGACTTTCAGCTTTTTTTCAAGAAGGGGATCCTGGCAGTGACGGATATAGCTATCTTCAAATGAAAAATGTCGGACTTACCTTGCCATTTCTGCAGTTGTCCCGATTGATTCCTGCGGGCTTTGATACGATGAAATTGGTGCCGGTTTCCTTCACCTTTTTTATAGATACGCTCACTGATTCCACCAATGCAAATTGCATCGACTGTAGCGGTTTTGCTCTCGACCCGGCAAGAACCAGAACCATGTACCATATTACAAAATCCGGAAATGCTATGTATACCTTTCTGGATACAGTTCAAAATGCCAATCGGTTATTATTTACTTTTGATGGATCAGTGGATTCTGCTTTTCAACTTATAGGTAACCTTGATAATCCTGATTTTTTAGATTCGCTAGCTCCTTTTGAAGGCTTTTATGAGGGGCAGCGATTCCGGCTAAAGGTACAATATTCCGTTTGTGGTAATTTTATAACCGGTAATGCCGATGTCATGACCCTTGAAAATACAAGCATCAAATCAGAAATCTTAAATCAGATGTGGTTAAGCGGGAAGAAGCAGCCTTATAATGCTTTTGAAACTGTGGCCCAAATGGCTAATACGGTATCGATACTAAGAGATTCTTTGGGTATCACACTTGATACAAATAGCGTCCCACCCTATGATTTAATGGATACAACTTTCACGAATGATCATTTATTTTTTTGTGAGACTTTTGGAGGACTTCACTATTTCTTTTCTCAGGATGCCAAGAACTTTACGCTTATGGAGAATGGACCCGGTTGTACAAAACTGTTAAATGTAAAAGCATATTCCGTCAGAGCTGGTTATCCCTATGTCATAAATATTTATCCTTTTGAATACCGTCCGGCAAGACTTTGGCCGGAGACCTATGAAATCAATGTACCGCCTGGATATTATATTTCTTCAGCACGGGTTCGCCATGAATACAGACATAATGATTCCACTAAAATCTTGCCCTGGCATTCTTTTGACGTAATTGATACCACCGGAAACTTTATACTATTTGATGACAGCCTTCCCGGGGCAAATTGTCTTTCAGAAATTTTTTACCCTTTAGCCCCATCTGATACAAATTTATACGTACATTCGGGAATGACGGAGCGGACCCTGCAATTTACCCTTACCCCGTTGGATTGTGATACAGGCGTGTTTATCACACATGATTCAATGGCGGTCATCCTATTTACAGCAGAAGGATATGCTTGTGTGGATTCAACAGCCTGCTCCCCAAATCCACAGCTCATCCGCGGCTCGAATGCTAATACCAATGTGAAGATTGTAAATCGTCCCAATTTAATGGTTCAGGCTGCTCCATTGAATATTCCGGCATTTGAAAACAGGATATGTACCCAATTGTATATTACAAATAATTTGGTATTGGAAGATGGTATCTATTCAACTCAAGCAGCCCATGTATTTATAGCGGTACCCGATACGCTGACACTTCCTTACCTTAACAATTGGGTTTTTTATGGCCAGGATACTATATATCCCGTTGGTGGTATAATTCCAATAGATACAGTGTTTGCTGTAGATCGCATTGTTACCGGATTACTCTGTGCTTCGTTTGTTAATTGTGAATTGGAAAATACCCCTTTCACCATTTATACGGGATGGAACTGTGCGAGCTATCCCGATACTCCATTTGTTCCTGATCCCTCACTTTGTCACGTAGATTCTTTTGGTTTTGATATTTCCCCACAAGATGTCAATTTGGGTAATTTTGGAAAGGCCCCCTTGAGCTCCGGACCATTTTCTTTATGTGATACGATTCTTGTCCAAGCGGACTTTAAAAATACAGAGGGAGGGTTTTCATATCCACTATTCGTGACACTGGATAATATTCCAAATGCATTGGAAATATTAAATGTATTTATTGCTTCGCCCTGTAGTTCTTCCGGTTCCAACACCTGCCCATTGACCTATAACGACTCTTTGGGATATTATCCCATTGAGGCCTGGGCATTGGATTCCGTGGGAATAAGCGACAGCGCGCTCTCCGGCGGTGAATGCCTGCAGGTGAGGGTAAATGTAATTCCGACCTGCAAATTTGAAAGTGATACCATGCCTTCCATATCGTTGTATGCCATTGATTATTGTGGCAATATGGATACCAGCAAGGCCACCCATAATAATGCCATCACTATTGATAGCAGCCATTGTTCCAACTGTTTTACAGTAGAGAAACTGGTGAGTCAAAGTCCTGCTTTTCCCGGCGATACCGTTGAATTTTATATAATAATATGCGGAAACAACTCCTCCATACAGCCGGTAGTGATTTATGAATACCTGCCTTCTTCATTTGTGTTGACAGACTCCCTGCCACTATGGATTTATGTACCTGCCGACACGTGTGATACACTGATTGTAGAAGGTTACTTTTCCAGCTATGTTGATTGTAATGATTCTTCAAGTTTCAATAAGGTGGTGGTAGAAGGGAATAATTATTTAGACTCAGCCTATGCCTGCATAGAAGTTATAAGTCCTTGCATTAATGACTCCACCATTATTTTTGAAAACGGTGGTTTAGCTACATCTTATGGTTCTTCTTACTCAAATGAGCATATTTACTTAGATGGCATTTTCTATGTTGACACGAATATGAGTTTCGAAAATTGTATTATTAAAACTAGGGCCGGCTCATCTATAGTTTTGTTAGGTAGTAACACGATCAATTTTTACAATACCACCATCTCCGGCTGCGACACCATGTGGCAAGGGCTCATCGTAGATTATATCGGCACAGTGATTTTAGAAGACCTCAACAGCATTCAGGATGCCCATGAAGCGATTAATCTGGGGCCCAAAGGAAATCTGCTGATGAACAATTCTGAGATCATCAACTCGGTAACCGGTATAAAAGTTCCACCCACCTATCCCTCATTATTTGGAGGGACAGTTGATCTCAGACAAGCTCGTTTTGGAATGTATGCATCTTCATTCCTTCCGGATTATCATGGACAACCAATGCACGATAGTGTTCTTCCCTATGCGGGAGTTGATGTCAGTGATGCTGTGTTAAGTATTGGTGATGATAGTTATGGCACCAACACTTTTCACAATATGAATATTGGCGTGAGGGGATTCAGAAGTGATTTGAATGTGTACAACTGTACATTTGACAGTATACGGGCCATTTATTTCTACAATTCCAAAGGAAATGCTAGTGCGGTGGTGATTATCGGAGATACAGCCAATAATGTGGCTTCCAGTCTACGTGTGCATCCCATCGATCCTTCTTTGAAAAACATGGATTATTGTCAAACAGGTGTGTATTCTTTCTATTCGAATTTAGCAGTTTATGGATGTTTTATGGATCATATGTTCGATGGGGTAACCGTATATCATTGTAAGGATAACCTCGTAACAGGTGTGAACGGGAATGAAATCAATGCACGCCATCATGGCATCTATCTTTTTGATAATTATGGAGGATTATATCAAAATTTTGAATCAAATCGAATAACCATTGACGGTGAAAAGAGTGGTGTAGGAATATTGGCTCAGGAGCTGAAAACGGCAAGCAGTTTTAATTGCACCATTGTTTCAAACCAAATTGATGTAACAAATGGAAAGGCCGGTATTGAAATGATCAATCTGGACAAGTCAACAGTTTCCTACAATAGAATTAATTTATTTCCCGGAACAATTTCTACAGCTCCCACTTCCAACGGTATTTTAGTGGAAGCCGGTCAAAACAATACCGTGAGTTGTAATGATGTATTGGGATTTGGCGATGATGACACCCTTCGAAACGGTTATAAAGTGTCACAATCCTTAGGGAATAAGCTACTGTGTAATTCATCAGATAGTATTGGCTATGCTTATCTTTTTGAAGGCGCCGGATGTACCGGCACCCTTTTTAAGGGGAATTATATTGGGAAAAGTTATTCGGGCTTGTATTTGAATAGTGCAGCGATAATTGGTCAACAACCAGTTATACAACTTCCGCTTTTAGCTTATCATGGAAATGTTTGGGAAGACTCATCAAGATATTCAAGCGGTTTTGGTGCAGTGAATTTGAATGAATTTCCACCAATCAATTTATCTAATAGTCTATTCACAACCAACCAAAATGTATCCGGTCACAATCCGGTAATTCCGGATAGTGCAAGTCAAGGACCTTTTTATGTAAATGATCAGAATTGGTTTTCACCACAAAATCCAGGAGGTCATTTTGATTGTATTCACAACGAGACTTGTCAAACATTATTAAATGGTGGGGGGGATGAAGAGTTTCGCATGATGGTGGTTGAGGACAGTTCGGTAACCAGTATTTTTATTGAGGAATCTAAATTAATTGCTCAGCAAAAAGTATATAAAGAATTAATTGAGGACAGTGTGCTCTCCTCCTCAAATACCAGGTACAGTGATTTTATTTCTGATAAATCTGTCACATCCATCGGTAAGCTGTATCAGGTTGAATCAAAGCTTAGAGAGTTGGCTGTTAGTGACTCATTACTATCAAGTACAATAGTTAATAACCGCAGTTTATACCAAGTTTATGTTGACAGTCTTATTGTTTTAGCGCAATTGATAAAGACCGATACCTCTTCTGCTTTACGTATGCTTAAAGATGATTTAATAGAGGAAATTGCAACTTTAAGAAATACAATATCAACCTCAGTTGATCAGTTAATTCTGAAAACTGATTCAATATTTTTAGGCGCTCGTAACATAAATGAAACAATTGCACCCGCCGGTATTCCTGATGCAAATGAAGCGTATATCAATGAAGTCCATTTCAGGTATAGAAAAGAAGGATTAGCGGTGATAATTAAGGAATACGAAAATATTCTTCAGGTCGCTGTACAATGCCCTTCATCTGGAGGGCCTGTTGTTCATAAAGCAATGATATTTATTTCGCAAGTAAATGACAGTATGCAATACAATGATGGAGAGGTGTGTTCAACTATAGGAATTTTCAGAATGTCTAATCCGAATAGTAAAAATAATTTAGAACCAAAACTAATCTGTTTCCCCAATCCTGCTTCGTCTTCACTACAACTTCTTTTTGATGGGCTAATTGGTTCAGAATATAATTTAGAAATACACGATAGTTCCGGGAAATTAATTATATCGAAAAAGTTCACTTCTACTTCAGGTGCATATTATCTGAATACGTATTCTCTTTCCAATGGATTATTTCATGTGTTAGTTCGCGATAGTGAAGGTATAAATGTAAGTTCAAAGTTTATTATGTCGCGATGA